DNA from Nitrospira sp.:
GCTTCAAGGACTTCCGGCAGTCCGCCCGATCGCAAAGGAACACTCTATGTGGTGGCTGTTTCAATCGGACATCCTGACGATGTGACCGTGCGTGCCATTCAGGTCCTGAGGAAAGTAGATCTCATCGCTTCGGAAGATCCGAAGGCAACGCAACAACTCCTCGCACATCACCATATTCAAGCGATGGTGACGAGCTACGGCCCCCGGAATCTGAAGGAGAAGGCGGCGGTTCTTGTGCAGCGGTTGCAGCGGGGCACTGATGTCGCGCTTGTCTCCGATTGCGGATCTCCCCTTGTGGTCGACCCAGGCCATCTCCTCGTGGTCGCAGCGCATGCACATGGAATCCCTGTGATCCCCATACCGGGCCCTTCCGTAGTGATTGCGGCCCTCACCGCCGCAGGCGTGCCCTGCGAGTCGTTCTATCTTCTTGGATATCTGCCGAGTAAGGCCCCCCATCTCGCCCGCTGCCTTATCGATGCGTTGAAGAGGGAAGTTCCCACGGTGGCGTTTTGCACTGTGAACTCACTGATGCGTGCGGTTCACTTCCTTGTGAACATCGCGCCCCGACGCCTTGTCGTGTTGGCTTGTGACCTGACAAGGTCCAGCGAGCATATTATTCGCGGGACATCACTTCAAGTAAGCCGAAGCCTGCCCGACGTGCAGGGGGAACAGATCACGATTGTTCTTGCGGGAAAAAACCGAGGCGGGCGGAACACAAAACCAAGGAGCGTCTAGTCACTATCCTCCCGACGAATTAAAACTCTGTAGGCTTGGTCCACTCGTTCCTGTGCTAATACCGTGTGTCCTTCATTCTCGACACTACGCGGCACGTTCCGGATAGGGTCGCCGTCATCCAACAAGACCGACAGCACTTCGCCTTCCTTCATCGTTTCAAGCTTGAGTTTGGTCTTCACGAAGTTGTAGGGACAAATCACTCCACGAAGATCAAGCTCTGACGTCGGCACCCCCGGTGCATTCTGATGCTCGTTCATTCTGATGCTGGTTCATCCTGATGATTGAGTGAAGAACAATTTGACCGCATCATCAGGCTATCAAGGATCATTGGAATTGAGCAAGCAGAGTCCCAGCTCAATGAACAGGGGCAGCGCAAGCTGCCCCTGTCAAAAACTCGAACTCCAGAGCGTCTTAATTGAATCCCTTTACCAGATTCGGTTTTGACGCGTCAGTTCCATAGTCGGATGTGTTGGGCATCTTTGTTTCCGGAGTTACTGTTTTATACCCCCATCCTGGTTGAGGTTCGCAATTCCAACAGGGAGCTGTACCGGTGTATTCGCCGATGGTGGTATCCACAATCCCGGTAATTTTGCCTGGCAACACAGATCCCGCCACTCCACCTGTCGTGGTGGTACTGGCTGTCTCAATAGCGCGCTCGTTCGAGGGATTCGGTCGCTGCCCTAGGCCGCCGAATCCGGCGAGTTTCTCGTTGCCTCGCAGCAAGTACACCTCGCGAACAATCTTGCGGCCCGTGCCATACGGTTGATTGGGCGAAGTCGCTTCAACCACTTGGAGCGCGATATCATCGCCGTTGTTCAACACCTTAAACTGATCCAGGTTGGTTCTTTCGTCGAAGTAGACCGTCAGCGAGCTCATGGCTCCGGTTCCCGCACGGCCTTCGTCGTGAGAGCTTCCCCCGGTTT
Protein-coding regions in this window:
- a CDS encoding SAM-dependent methyltransferase, which translates into the protein MRCLLIERQQDKFEIISMPTKGSQQNAGASRTSGSPPDRKGTLYVVAVSIGHPDDVTVRAIQVLRKVDLIASEDPKATQQLLAHHHIQAMVTSYGPRNLKEKAAVLVQRLQRGTDVALVSDCGSPLVVDPGHLLVVAAHAHGIPVIPIPGPSVVIAALTAAGVPCESFYLLGYLPSKAPHLARCLIDALKREVPTVAFCTVNSLMRAVHFLVNIAPRRLVVLACDLTRSSEHIIRGTSLQVSRSLPDVQGEQITIVLAGKNRGGRNTKPRSV
- a CDS encoding sulfurtransferase TusA family protein; the encoded protein is MNEHQNAPGVPTSELDLRGVICPYNFVKTKLKLETMKEGEVLSVLLDDGDPIRNVPRSVENEGHTVLAQERVDQAYRVLIRREDSD